In the genome of Thiomicrospira aerophila AL3, one region contains:
- the leuS gene encoding leucine--tRNA ligase: MGIMSAPASDNAQTYQPQTLEAAIQQIWQAQKVFEVTEDPSKEKYYCLSMFPYPSGRLHMGHVRNYTIGDVISRYQRMLGKNVLQPMGFDAFGLPAENAAMQNKVAPAAWTYDNMDYMRNQLQQLGLGYDWSREVATCSPGYYRWEQWLFTKLYEKGLVYRKLSVVNWDPVDQTVLANEQVIDGKGWRSGAPVERKEIAQWFLKITDYADELLQDLDQLDGWPEQVKTMQRNWIGKSTGMEIEFPLEGQNETLKVYTTRPDTLMGVSYVAVAADHPLAKQASVMNEPLAQFIEECSHISTAEADMETMEKKGVDTGLRVLHPISHEVVPVWAANFVLMGYGTGAVMAVPAHDQRDYEFAQKYRLPIKPVIRPQDADSVDVSEQAYTERGVLFNSGALDGLDFNGAMDKLAELLGATGLGRKQTNFRLRDWGISRQRYWGCPIPMIYCADCGPVPVPEQDLPVRLPEDVVPDGAGSPLAKLDAFQNCTCPKCGGAAKREADTFDTFFESSWYYARYACADNDQAMLDERANYWLPVDQYIGGIEHAILHLLYARFFHKLMRDVGLVNSDEPFKNLLTQGMVLMNGAKMSKSKGNTVDPQGLIEKYGADTVRLFIMFAAPPEQSLEWSDSGVEGAHRFLNRVWRLVHQHVEQSPGLVACQSNDGLNKEQKALRFKLHETLQKVSDDIGRRLQFNTAIAACMELLNALAKFEDNTEQGQAVMQEALELLVLMLSPMVPHITQVLWQQLGKPGLVLDVSWPKVDDSALVQDEIELMVQVNGKLRGKIAVAKDAEKDAILAAAKAEESVAKFIDGKELVKEILVPGRLVNFVVKG, translated from the coding sequence ATGGGAATCATGAGTGCACCCGCAAGCGATAATGCGCAAACTTATCAACCACAAACATTAGAAGCCGCCATTCAGCAGATTTGGCAAGCGCAAAAAGTGTTTGAAGTCACCGAAGACCCAAGCAAGGAAAAATATTATTGCTTGTCGATGTTCCCTTATCCGAGCGGGCGTTTGCACATGGGGCATGTGCGCAACTATACCATTGGCGATGTGATCTCGCGTTATCAGCGCATGTTGGGCAAAAACGTGTTGCAGCCGATGGGCTTTGATGCGTTTGGTTTGCCGGCGGAAAATGCTGCGATGCAAAACAAGGTCGCACCGGCAGCTTGGACGTATGACAATATGGATTACATGCGTAACCAGTTGCAGCAGTTGGGCTTGGGTTACGACTGGTCACGCGAAGTGGCCACCTGCTCACCGGGCTATTACCGTTGGGAGCAATGGTTATTTACTAAACTATATGAAAAAGGCTTGGTATATCGCAAGCTGTCGGTGGTGAATTGGGATCCGGTCGATCAAACAGTATTAGCCAATGAGCAGGTGATTGACGGCAAAGGTTGGCGTTCCGGTGCGCCGGTTGAGCGTAAAGAAATCGCGCAGTGGTTTTTGAAAATCACCGATTATGCCGATGAGTTGCTGCAAGACTTGGATCAGTTGGACGGTTGGCCGGAGCAGGTGAAAACCATGCAACGCAACTGGATCGGCAAATCGACCGGGATGGAAATCGAGTTCCCGCTTGAAGGTCAAAATGAAACCTTAAAAGTCTATACCACGCGCCCGGATACCCTGATGGGTGTGTCTTATGTGGCGGTGGCGGCTGATCATCCGTTAGCCAAACAAGCCTCGGTGATGAATGAACCCTTGGCGCAATTTATCGAAGAATGTTCGCACATCTCGACCGCCGAAGCCGATATGGAAACCATGGAGAAAAAAGGCGTCGATACCGGGTTGCGTGTGCTCCATCCGATCAGCCATGAAGTCGTGCCGGTGTGGGCGGCGAACTTTGTATTAATGGGCTATGGCACCGGCGCGGTGATGGCGGTGCCTGCGCATGATCAGCGCGATTATGAATTTGCGCAAAAATACCGTCTGCCGATTAAGCCGGTGATTCGCCCACAGGATGCCGATTCGGTCGATGTGTCCGAACAGGCCTATACCGAACGCGGTGTGTTGTTTAATTCCGGCGCATTGGATGGCTTGGACTTTAATGGCGCGATGGATAAACTCGCCGAGTTATTGGGCGCAACAGGTTTGGGGCGCAAGCAAACCAATTTCCGTTTGCGTGACTGGGGTATTTCGCGCCAGCGTTATTGGGGTTGCCCGATTCCAATGATTTATTGTGCTGATTGCGGCCCGGTGCCGGTGCCTGAACAAGACTTGCCGGTGCGCTTGCCGGAAGATGTGGTGCCGGATGGCGCGGGTTCGCCGTTGGCTAAATTGGACGCGTTCCAAAACTGCACCTGTCCGAAATGTGGTGGGGCGGCCAAACGCGAAGCCGATACCTTTGATACCTTCTTTGAATCGTCATGGTATTACGCGCGTTATGCCTGTGCCGATAATGATCAAGCGATGTTGGATGAACGCGCTAACTATTGGTTGCCGGTGGATCAATATATCGGCGGCATTGAACACGCGATTTTGCACTTATTGTATGCGCGTTTCTTCCACAAGCTGATGCGTGATGTCGGGCTAGTCAATTCGGATGAACCGTTTAAAAACCTGCTGACCCAAGGCATGGTATTGATGAACGGTGCCAAGATGTCGAAATCAAAAGGCAATACCGTTGACCCGCAAGGCTTGATTGAAAAATACGGTGCCGACACGGTGCGTTTGTTTATTATGTTTGCCGCGCCGCCGGAGCAGAGTTTGGAATGGTCGGATTCGGGCGTGGAAGGCGCACACCGTTTCCTAAACCGGGTTTGGCGTTTGGTGCATCAACATGTTGAACAATCACCAGGCTTGGTAGCGTGCCAGTCGAATGACGGACTGAACAAAGAGCAAAAAGCCTTGCGGTTTAAGTTGCATGAAACCTTGCAAAAAGTATCGGATGATATTGGTCGTCGTTTGCAGTTTAACACTGCGATTGCGGCTTGTATGGAGCTGTTGAACGCCTTGGCCAAGTTTGAAGACAACACGGAGCAAGGCCAAGCTGTGATGCAGGAAGCTTTGGAATTATTGGTGTTGATGCTCTCGCCGATGGTGCCGCATATTACCCAGGTATTATGGCAGCAACTGGGCAAACCAGG
- a CDS encoding zinc ribbon-containing protein, which translates to MSLSDKLQAAYNRLTDQLLINMKSAEDTSLHWLGEQLDHLQQNAKELGSELAVLTEHELHEVQDILQRDIEQAAEYLEDSGQGLEAFVENDWPLIEGILSEKALSLADPSQIQHLKLRLQAAMNKD; encoded by the coding sequence ATGTCACTATCAGATAAATTACAAGCGGCCTATAACCGATTAACCGACCAGCTTTTAATCAATATGAAATCGGCAGAAGACACAAGCTTGCATTGGCTAGGCGAACAGCTGGACCATCTGCAGCAAAATGCTAAAGAATTGGGTTCTGAATTAGCGGTGCTCACCGAGCATGAACTGCATGAAGTGCAAGACATCCTGCAACGCGATATCGAACAAGCCGCTGAATATTTGGAAGACAGTGGCCAAGGGCTCGAGGCGTTTGTTGAAAATGATTGGCCATTAATTGAAGGCATCCTGTCGGAAAAAGCGCTGTCACTGGCCGACCCCAGCCAAATTCAACACCTCAAACTACGCTTGCAAGCCGCCATGAATAAAGACTAA